In Methanobacterium bryantii, the following proteins share a genomic window:
- a CDS encoding ABC transporter ATP-binding protein, translating into MLKERFVLTDKGARDLKKAIFSVVLTDLALMLPVFILLAVIQQLLNPLLGMGVADLNLISYTVIAGVILLIIFVTQLYHYNKTYVAAYEESANRRIRLAEKIRKLPLSFFGKKDLTEFTGTMMDDATFLETIFSHSVPQLFGSTIAIIIIVVMLMLFDWRMGVSLLIGLPISLGLLWGCGKVKDNFANKHIDNKIELADAMQESLEGIKVIKSSNQADNYFDGVNVKLKNFFNSALKLELVMGIFISGAQMALRIGIPLVILVGVDLLTAGSINFVYYILFLIVAVRLYDPLTIAMMKLGEVFVLMTHINRMKEMEDHEIMGGKTEINVNDYDIELDGVSFGYNEEKVLDNVSVTIKQGEVTALVGPSGSGKSTVAKLIARFWDVDKGKIAIGGKDVKSIDPETLLSNFAIVFQDVVLFNDTVFNNIKIGKKDATDKEVIEAAKLANCDDFIKSMPEGYDTEIGENGWTLSGGERQRISIARALLKDAPIILLDEATASLDVENETKIQSAITNLIENKTLLIIAHRMRTVKGADKIVVLENGKVVEQGTHDKLINDKNLYNKLVKLQNESLAWSI; encoded by the coding sequence ATGCTTAAAGAAAGGTTTGTTTTAACAGATAAAGGAGCTCGCGACCTAAAAAAAGCAATTTTTTCGGTAGTATTAACTGATCTGGCATTAATGCTGCCTGTTTTTATATTGCTGGCAGTTATTCAACAACTATTAAACCCTTTACTGGGAATGGGAGTTGCTGATTTAAATTTAATAAGTTATACTGTGATTGCGGGAGTAATTTTACTTATAATCTTTGTTACTCAACTATATCACTATAACAAGACTTATGTCGCAGCATATGAAGAAAGTGCCAATAGGAGAATACGGTTAGCTGAAAAAATAAGGAAATTACCATTATCTTTCTTTGGTAAAAAAGATCTAACTGAATTTACAGGAACCATGATGGATGATGCCACCTTTTTAGAAACTATATTTTCCCATTCTGTTCCTCAACTATTTGGATCAACAATTGCCATCATCATAATAGTGGTTATGTTGATGCTGTTTGATTGGAGAATGGGAGTAAGTCTGTTAATTGGCCTTCCAATTTCATTAGGGCTTCTTTGGGGCTGTGGAAAGGTTAAAGACAATTTTGCAAATAAACACATAGATAACAAAATTGAACTGGCAGATGCCATGCAGGAATCCTTAGAAGGAATAAAGGTTATAAAATCTTCTAATCAGGCAGATAACTACTTCGATGGAGTTAATGTTAAATTAAAAAACTTTTTCAACAGTGCACTGAAACTGGAACTGGTAATGGGAATATTTATATCCGGAGCGCAAATGGCCTTAAGGATAGGAATCCCTTTGGTAATATTAGTTGGTGTGGACCTTCTGACAGCTGGAAGTATCAATTTCGTATACTACATCCTGTTTTTAATCGTTGCAGTAAGGTTGTACGATCCATTAACAATAGCCATGATGAAACTGGGAGAGGTATTTGTTTTAATGACCCATATCAACAGAATGAAGGAAATGGAAGATCATGAAATAATGGGCGGAAAAACAGAGATCAATGTCAATGATTATGATATTGAGTTAGATGGTGTAAGCTTTGGATACAATGAAGAAAAAGTTTTGGACAATGTTTCAGTAACAATAAAACAGGGTGAAGTAACTGCCCTGGTTGGACCGAGCGGCAGTGGTAAAAGTACCGTGGCTAAGTTAATAGCTCGTTTTTGGGATGTTGATAAAGGAAAAATAGCCATTGGCGGGAAAGATGTTAAAAGTATTGATCCTGAAACACTTCTATCCAATTTTGCAATAGTTTTCCAGGACGTGGTTTTGTTTAACGATACCGTATTCAACAACATAAAAATCGGTAAAAAAGATGCAACTGATAAAGAAGTTATAGAAGCGGCTAAGCTTGCAAACTGTGATGATTTCATAAAAAGCATGCCTGAAGGATATGATACTGAAATTGGAGAGAATGGATGGACATTATCCGGCGGAGAACGCCAGCGTATATCAATAGCCAGAGCGCTGCTTAAGGATGCTCCAATTATTTTACTTGATGAAGCCACTGCTTCACTGGATGTTGAAAACGAAACAAAGATACAGAGTGCAATAACCAATTTAATTGAAAATAAAACATTGCTTATTATAGCACATAGAATGAGGACAGTTAAAGGTGCAGACAAAATTGTTGTTTTAGAAAATGGAAAGGTGGTGGAACAGGGAACACATGATAAATTGATTAATGATAAAAATCTTTATAATAAATTAGTAAAACTTCAAAATGAAAGTTTAGCATGGAGTATATGA
- a CDS encoding ABC transporter ATP-binding protein translates to MNENKEKHGFSRLMELTGKLKILLVLGCILSAIGSVLTLGPFVYIYFIIKEILTVGGNINLVNTGVVIHYGWLALIFAISGIIVTFAALMCTHVVAFKTIKNVRYDLLKHLATLPLGFHTMNPSGKIRKIVETNTFQLEDFIAHRLPDLVGSLVTPAAILILLLYFDWVLGIICLIPLIAGFAIQYSIMKRSSQKFLEIYQNSLEDMNNSAVEYVRGISVVKVFGQTIYSFKNFYDSIIRYKDFVLKYTLSMEKSMSLFVTIINGAFFLLVPAGIILSSYATNYESFVLSFIFYAIFAPVTASMLMKIMYTASDQMMVSESLKKIDMLFNEKPLKEPENPQTPENNNITFNNVSFSYISEHKEELALEDVSFKVNEGKIMALVGPSGGGKTTIANLIPRFWDVNKGEIRIGNVDIQEIAYSELMDRMSIVFQDVYLFKDSILNNIKFSKPDAGREEVLKAARLAQCEDILEKLPDGIDTVIGTKGIYLSGGEKQRIALARAILKDSPIIIFDEATAFADPENEYKIQRAFEELTKNKTVIMIAHRLSSIRNVDEILVLKKGKILERGSHDELLKNEGLYATMWKEYQRGLSWDVGKQIEDNRSGGDFPDSNKLQDSLSGYEIENKRGEVDPNA, encoded by the coding sequence TTGAATGAAAATAAAGAAAAACATGGTTTTTCACGGTTAATGGAATTAACTGGAAAATTAAAAATACTGCTGGTTTTAGGGTGCATCTTATCTGCAATAGGAAGTGTATTAACACTGGGTCCTTTTGTTTATATTTACTTTATAATCAAGGAGATCTTAACTGTAGGTGGAAATATAAACCTGGTGAACACTGGTGTAGTGATTCATTATGGCTGGTTAGCGTTGATTTTTGCCATCTCTGGAATAATAGTGACTTTTGCAGCGTTGATGTGCACCCATGTGGTGGCATTTAAAACCATCAAAAATGTAAGGTACGATCTACTAAAACACCTGGCTACATTACCTCTAGGTTTCCATACAATGAATCCCAGTGGAAAAATTCGTAAAATAGTAGAAACCAATACTTTTCAGCTGGAAGATTTTATAGCTCATAGATTGCCTGATTTAGTTGGAAGTCTTGTTACTCCTGCAGCAATATTAATATTGTTACTGTATTTTGATTGGGTGCTTGGAATCATCTGTTTAATCCCATTAATTGCAGGATTTGCTATTCAATATTCTATAATGAAAAGATCAAGCCAGAAATTTTTAGAAATATACCAAAATTCCCTTGAAGATATGAATAATTCAGCAGTGGAGTACGTAAGAGGGATTTCAGTAGTAAAAGTATTTGGACAGACAATATACTCATTTAAAAATTTCTATGATTCTATAATAAGGTATAAAGATTTTGTTTTGAAGTATACTTTATCCATGGAAAAATCAATGAGTTTATTTGTAACAATTATCAATGGAGCTTTCTTTTTACTGGTACCTGCGGGTATTATACTCAGTTCGTATGCTACAAATTATGAATCATTTGTTTTAAGTTTCATATTTTATGCAATTTTTGCTCCAGTTACAGCGTCCATGCTCATGAAGATAATGTACACTGCTTCAGACCAGATGATGGTTTCAGAATCTTTAAAGAAGATTGATATGTTGTTCAATGAAAAACCTTTAAAAGAGCCTGAAAATCCTCAAACACCAGAAAATAACAATATTACATTTAATAATGTAAGTTTTTCTTATATCAGTGAACATAAAGAAGAACTGGCTTTAGAAGATGTTTCTTTTAAAGTCAATGAAGGAAAAATAATGGCTTTAGTTGGGCCTTCTGGAGGAGGTAAAACAACCATAGCTAATTTAATTCCTAGATTTTGGGATGTTAACAAAGGAGAAATCCGGATTGGTAATGTAGATATTCAGGAAATAGCTTACTCCGAGTTGATGGATAGAATGAGTATTGTATTTCAAGATGTTTATCTATTTAAAGACAGTATTTTAAACAATATAAAATTCTCAAAACCCGATGCAGGAAGAGAAGAGGTTTTAAAGGCTGCTAGATTAGCTCAGTGTGAAGATATACTGGAAAAATTACCTGATGGGATTGACACAGTAATTGGAACTAAGGGAATATACTTATCAGGGGGAGAAAAACAAAGAATTGCTTTAGCAAGGGCCATTTTAAAAGATTCACCCATAATAATATTTGATGAAGCAACAGCATTTGCAGACCCTGAAAATGAATATAAAATACAGCGGGCATTTGAGGAGCTGACTAAAAATAAAACCGTTATCATGATAGCCCACAGGTTATCCTCCATAAGAAATGTTGATGAAATTTTGGTGCTTAAAAAAGGTAAAATCTTAGAGAGAGGAAGTCATGATGAGCTCCTGAAAAATGAGGGGTTATACGCTACAATGTGGAAAGAATATCAAAGAGGACTGTCATGGGATGTTGGAAAGCAAATTGAAGATAATAGATCTGGTGGTGATTTTCCTGATTCAAATAAGTTGCAGGACAGTTTAAGCGGTTATGAAATAGAAAATAAAAGGGGAGAGGTAGATCCAAATGCTTAA
- a CDS encoding TetR/AcrR family transcriptional regulator, whose product MAQVLKEDIRQRIYAAAVEEFYSKDYRNATIRAIAKRAEVPLGLVYTYYKNKQALLSAIVEPIFAMIKETMEKAENSNFHSAFENFEKIEFGMFLDLFEKRKELIILIDKSSGTEYGNAKETIINLTETHIKKSHQNKDIPVFNDFLVHIWANSLIEGMFEIIRHCTDRKSAEKMMELVARQYYYGIEGLND is encoded by the coding sequence ATGGCACAGGTTTTAAAAGAAGATATAAGACAGAGGATTTACGCTGCGGCTGTGGAAGAATTCTACAGCAAAGATTACAGAAATGCCACAATAAGGGCCATAGCAAAAAGAGCTGAAGTGCCTCTTGGGCTTGTATATACCTATTATAAAAATAAACAGGCTCTCTTATCAGCAATTGTTGAACCAATTTTTGCAATGATAAAAGAAACAATGGAAAAAGCAGAAAATTCGAATTTTCACAGTGCATTTGAGAATTTCGAAAAAATAGAATTTGGCATGTTTTTAGATTTATTCGAAAAACGCAAGGAACTCATCATATTAATTGATAAAAGTAGTGGTACGGAATATGGCAACGCTAAGGAAACCATTATTAATCTAACTGAAACTCACATTAAAAAAAGCCATCAAAATAAGGATATTCCTGTGTTTAACGATTTTTTAGTGCATATATGGGCAAATAGTCTTATTGAAGGAATGTTTGAGATAATTCGCCATTGTACAGACAGAAAATCAGCCGAAAAAATGATGGAACTGGTGGCCAGACAGTACTATTATGGAATTGAAGGATTGAATGATTAA
- a CDS encoding class I SAM-dependent methyltransferase, with protein sequence MNLEELLFCPKSKNKIHINYDEKTVYVKNSEQTYPIKKGIIDFIPEINDKISNTYDNVSSVYNSMLTSSNILTKLYNAAVWGLNDQDYVDYVLNYIPDDFNGLILDVPVGSGVFTCKKYPKLKNAKIICVDYSYGMLMEAKKVYEKNNIKNVALIRADIGNLPLKSSIIDLLLTMNGLHAFPNKINAIKEITRVLKNNGYLTGCFYIKDKRKISDLVVDNIYTKQGSFTPPFYSEEEFVNLLKDNYDFTDKNNIKSIFYFNSQKK encoded by the coding sequence ATGAACCTTGAAGAATTACTTTTCTGTCCCAAAAGCAAAAATAAAATCCACATAAATTATGATGAAAAAACCGTTTATGTTAAAAACAGTGAACAGACTTACCCCATAAAAAAAGGCATTATCGATTTTATACCTGAAATTAACGACAAAATATCAAATACATATGACAACGTATCTTCTGTCTACAATTCTATGTTAACAAGTTCTAATATCTTAACCAAGCTATATAATGCAGCAGTTTGGGGATTAAATGATCAAGATTACGTAGATTATGTTCTCAACTACATCCCAGATGATTTTAATGGATTAATTTTAGACGTGCCAGTTGGTTCAGGAGTTTTTACCTGCAAAAAATACCCAAAACTGAAAAATGCAAAGATAATCTGTGTAGATTACTCTTACGGCATGCTCATGGAAGCTAAAAAAGTTTATGAAAAGAACAATATCAAGAATGTAGCATTGATCAGGGCAGATATTGGAAATTTACCTTTAAAAAGCTCGATCATTGATTTACTGCTTACCATGAATGGACTGCATGCTTTTCCAAATAAAATTAATGCAATTAAAGAAATCACCCGTGTTTTAAAGAACAATGGATATCTAACAGGGTGTTTTTATATAAAAGATAAGAGAAAAATAAGTGATTTAGTTGTAGACAACATATATACAAAACAGGGATCTTTTACACCGCCATTTTACAGTGAAGAAGAATTTGTTAACCTGTTAAAGGATAACTATGATTTTACTGATAAGAACAACATTAAGTCAATTTTTTATTTTAATTCTCAAAAGAAATAA
- a CDS encoding MFS transporter — protein sequence MEILKLKNPHLTKIVLVLTGMMTVMAGALIAPTLPSIQSYFSSVPSIELITPLVLTVVSLACIIFAPVIGYLLDRISKRKIFLTSLLLFAASGSAGLYLNSVWAIVASRVILGLAVAGISACTLTLVGDYFEGSERNELIGIVTAFMSLGGMIFVPLSGYLTQFNWHLPFALYLFPLFILPLAFISIPDLKIKSITTGKINSQVPAKDKTLKKTVVILIYALGFCSMAFLYIMTVQIPYYIKALAIGTSFISGIVIAVLCLFETVSSVIYGKTSIKPINVVAYFFFLESIGFLILSIASNLWTFIGGAILVGSGIGLMVPATNTLITVNTPAKSRGKYVGGLVTLFYLGQFSSPFLVRPLITSSGYSAPNGLFAILGVLCMVFFILNLIIFLIISNRKDKNYFFIESSN from the coding sequence ATGGAAATACTTAAACTTAAAAATCCCCATTTGACGAAAATAGTACTGGTATTAACGGGAATGATGACTGTTATGGCAGGAGCACTTATAGCACCGACTTTACCCTCAATTCAGAGTTATTTTAGTTCTGTTCCTTCCATTGAATTAATAACGCCTCTTGTTTTGACAGTTGTTTCATTGGCATGTATTATATTTGCCCCTGTTATTGGATACCTGCTTGACAGGATCAGTAAGAGGAAAATTTTTTTAACATCCTTACTGCTTTTTGCTGCAAGTGGAAGCGCTGGCCTGTACCTGAACTCAGTATGGGCTATTGTAGCAAGCCGTGTGATCCTGGGTTTAGCTGTAGCAGGAATATCTGCGTGCACCCTGACATTGGTAGGTGACTACTTTGAGGGATCTGAAAGAAATGAATTAATAGGTATTGTAACTGCATTTATGAGTCTGGGTGGTATGATATTTGTGCCTCTGTCTGGCTATCTTACTCAATTCAACTGGCATTTGCCCTTTGCACTGTACCTTTTCCCCCTTTTTATTCTGCCTTTAGCTTTTATCTCAATTCCTGATCTAAAAATAAAAAGCATTACTACTGGAAAAATTAATTCACAGGTACCTGCAAAGGATAAAACCCTTAAAAAAACAGTTGTTATCTTAATATATGCATTGGGTTTTTGTTCAATGGCCTTTTTATATATTATGACTGTGCAGATACCTTATTACATTAAAGCACTTGCAATTGGAACTTCTTTTATATCAGGAATTGTGATTGCTGTGTTATGTTTGTTTGAAACAGTATCATCTGTGATCTATGGAAAAACATCCATTAAACCTATAAATGTTGTAGCGTATTTTTTCTTCCTTGAAAGTATTGGGTTTTTAATTTTATCTATTGCGTCCAATTTATGGACTTTTATTGGAGGAGCAATTCTTGTGGGTTCTGGAATAGGTTTAATGGTACCTGCAACTAATACTCTGATTACAGTTAACACACCTGCAAAATCCAGAGGAAAGTATGTAGGGGGACTGGTTACCCTTTTCTATCTTGGACAATTTTCTTCTCCATTTCTGGTTAGACCATTAATTACATCGTCCGGATATTCAGCACCAAATGGTTTATTTGCAATATTGGGAGTATTATGTATGGTATTTTTTATTTTAAATCTCATAATATTCCTGATAATTTCAAATAGAAAAGATAAAAACTATTTCTTCATAGAAAGCAGTAATTAA
- a CDS encoding ferritin family protein, with the protein MESIDNQEIGISKGTDMEEIVAANFKGECTEVGIYMAIARLAQRDGMPEVAEVLKSIA; encoded by the coding sequence ATGGAATCAATTGATAATCAAGAAATAGGAATTTCTAAAGGAACAGATATGGAAGAAATCGTTGCGGCAAACTTCAAAGGAGAATGCACCGAAGTAGGCATTTACATGGCCATAGCAAGGCTTGCTCAAAGAGATGGAATGCCAGAAGTAGCAGAAGTACTTAAATCCATAGCTTGA
- a CDS encoding MptD family putative ECF transporter S component, producing the protein MNNLNTKDLITTGIFTAIYFVVLFACGMLGFIPILFILLPFIAPIVTGIPFMLFLTKVKKFGMVTIMGLLLGLIMFLTGHTFIPIITGLVFGLIADLIFKAGNYQNFKNSVLGYAVFSISVVGYMIPMWVMRDSYFEYIRSSMGTEYVNTVMALTPDWMLFVVILVSFIAGIIGALLGKSLLEKHFKRAGIA; encoded by the coding sequence ATGAATAACTTGAATACGAAAGATTTGATAACAACAGGAATATTTACCGCGATATATTTCGTGGTTTTATTTGCCTGCGGCATGCTGGGCTTCATCCCCATCTTGTTTATACTACTTCCATTTATTGCTCCTATCGTAACTGGAATTCCATTTATGCTGTTTTTAACCAAGGTAAAAAAATTTGGAATGGTTACTATAATGGGACTTCTTTTGGGGTTAATCATGTTTTTAACCGGACATACATTTATCCCAATCATAACTGGTCTGGTATTTGGTTTGATTGCAGATTTAATATTCAAAGCCGGCAACTATCAAAACTTTAAAAATTCTGTCTTAGGGTATGCAGTATTCAGCATTTCTGTAGTTGGATACATGATCCCCATGTGGGTTATGAGAGACAGCTATTTTGAATACATAAGATCCAGTATGGGAACAGAATATGTTAATACGGTAATGGCACTCACCCCCGATTGGATGCTCTTTGTTGTGATATTAGTTTCATTCATAGCAGGAATCATCGGAGCTCTACTTGGTAAATCTCTTCTGGAAAAACATTTCAAAAGAGCAGGGATTGCTTAA
- a CDS encoding ferritin family protein produces the protein MFAEMNGVIKPTLKENLEMMMNGETIANHEKKAAAKKAEEMDIDPAHHFFDESSRDEARHSWMLKGILERYFK, from the coding sequence ATGTTTGCTGAGATGAACGGTGTCATAAAACCAACTCTCAAAGAAAATCTAGAAATGATGATGAATGGGGAAACTATAGCTAACCATGAAAAAAAAGCTGCTGCAAAGAAAGCCGAAGAGATGGACATAGATCCAGCCCACCACTTCTTCGATGAAAGTTCCAGAGATGAGGCGAGACACTCATGGATGTTAAAAGGAATATTAGAACGTTACTTCAAATAA
- a CDS encoding energy-coupling factor transporter transmembrane component T, which produces MNYEILQSDLDTGTILKFDPRTKLIVLIILNLIVFGGAQLYLTISLVAIPFFLLLCSKREKSAFIYILAYFLAKLGEIYVVPATHGISNMIIVMFTSMLARMMPGLVMGYYVIVTTTVSEFLASMEQIKIPKIITIPISVIFRFFPTLIEEIKAIIDAMRMRGIGLNLRTVKSPLIVLEYIFVPLLINAVKTGDELSAASLTRGINNPAKRTHICHIGFHIQDIILLIISIGALIVFVLFK; this is translated from the coding sequence ATGAATTATGAAATTTTACAATCAGATTTAGATACAGGTACAATTCTTAAATTTGATCCCAGAACAAAGCTAATTGTACTGATAATACTGAATTTGATCGTATTTGGGGGAGCGCAATTATATTTAACCATATCTCTGGTTGCTATTCCCTTTTTCCTTTTATTATGTAGTAAAAGAGAAAAATCAGCATTTATTTATATTTTAGCCTATTTTTTAGCTAAATTAGGGGAAATTTACGTTGTACCTGCAACACACGGCATCTCCAATATGATAATTGTGATGTTTACCAGCATGCTAGCGCGGATGATGCCCGGACTTGTCATGGGATATTATGTAATTGTTACCACCACAGTAAGCGAATTTTTAGCGTCCATGGAACAAATCAAAATTCCTAAAATTATAACCATACCTATTTCAGTAATCTTTAGATTCTTCCCAACTTTAATTGAAGAAATTAAGGCAATCATTGATGCCATGCGCATGCGTGGAATTGGATTGAATCTAAGGACAGTTAAATCCCCATTAATAGTGCTGGAATATATTTTTGTCCCTTTATTGATCAATGCAGTTAAAACTGGTGATGAACTATCTGCAGCATCTTTAACCCGAGGAATAAATAACCCTGCAAAAAGAACCCATATCTGCCATATAGGGTTCCACATCCAGGACATAATTCTATTAATAATTTCCATAGGAGCGTTAATTGTTTTTGTCTTATTTAAATAA
- the mtrA gene encoding tetrahydromethanopterin S-methyltransferase subunit A: MVEKKKTAEGWPVVNGDYVVGNPKSCVAGATLASHLEDVIVDAGAAIAGPVKTENLGIEKMIANLISNPNIRFLLLCGSEVQGHITGQSIEALHANGVAPDKRRIVGATGAIPYIENVPDEAIDRFRQQLEIVSLIDSEDMDLIRARVKECVEKDPGAAEEETVIIQLEENCEEVKVVKSTSETDLIYSRRRYRKMNT, encoded by the coding sequence GTGGTAGAAAAGAAAAAAACTGCAGAAGGATGGCCTGTTGTAAATGGAGACTATGTTGTAGGAAACCCTAAAAGTTGTGTGGCCGGTGCAACGCTGGCTTCACACTTGGAAGATGTGATTGTTGATGCCGGTGCTGCTATTGCAGGACCTGTAAAAACTGAAAACCTGGGAATAGAAAAAATGATAGCTAACCTGATCTCTAACCCGAACATTAGATTTCTGCTGCTTTGTGGTTCGGAGGTCCAGGGACACATCACTGGTCAAAGTATCGAAGCTCTCCACGCCAATGGTGTAGCTCCTGATAAAAGGAGAATTGTTGGTGCAACTGGAGCAATTCCATACATCGAAAACGTGCCTGATGAAGCTATTGATAGATTTCGGCAGCAGCTTGAGATAGTCAGCCTGATCGACAGTGAAGATATGGATTTAATCAGGGCAAGAGTAAAGGAATGCGTTGAAAAAGACCCTGGAGCTGCTGAAGAGGAAACAGTAATTATTCAATTGGAAGAAAATTGTGAAGAAGTAAAAGTTGTTAAATCGACTTCTGAAACTGATTTAATTTATAGTAGGAGACGATACAGAAAAATGAACACATGA
- a CDS encoding DMT family transporter: MVNAWILLFIGVGLEVVATTCLKLSQSFTKLWPSIGFIIFFASAFYLFSLCMKHIEMGIAYAVWAGLGIGLIAIMGVIFFSEEISFLKFLAIGMIIAGAVILNLTSTG, from the coding sequence ATGGTTAATGCATGGATATTACTCTTTATAGGGGTTGGACTGGAAGTGGTTGCCACTACCTGCCTGAAATTATCACAGAGTTTTACTAAGCTATGGCCTTCTATTGGATTTATTATTTTCTTTGCCAGTGCTTTTTATCTTTTTTCTCTGTGTATGAAACATATTGAAATGGGGATTGCATATGCAGTCTGGGCAGGATTGGGAATTGGATTAATAGCAATAATGGGAGTTATTTTTTTCAGTGAAGAGATTAGTTTTTTAAAATTCCTGGCTATTGGAATGATCATTGCAGGAGCTGTGATTCTTAACTTGACCAGCACAGGATAG
- a CDS encoding ZIP family metal transporter, with product MNSITSYDPVLLALLATLFTWLMTALGASAVFFVRGANRKVLNLSLGFAAGVMMAASFWSLLAPAIEMSAAQGSPEWLPPAVGFLLGGLFLAIVDKVIPHVHPGCSLNEAEGIKTTWHRNRLLVLAVTLHNIPEGLAVGVVFGALASDITYGSLTAAIALAIGIGIQNLPEGTAISMPLRGEGLSRRKSFMYGQLSGIVEPIAGVAGALLVTLFTPVLPYALSFAAGAMIFVVIEDIIPECQREGNVDLATVAAMVGFVIMMILDVSLG from the coding sequence ATGAATTCAATAACAAGCTATGATCCTGTTCTCCTGGCCCTTTTAGCCACTTTGTTCACCTGGCTTATGACAGCTTTAGGTGCATCAGCTGTGTTTTTTGTTCGTGGAGCCAATAGGAAGGTTTTAAATTTATCCCTTGGATTTGCCGCAGGAGTCATGATGGCTGCCAGTTTCTGGTCATTACTCGCCCCAGCAATTGAAATGTCAGCTGCTCAGGGTTCCCCTGAATGGTTACCTCCGGCTGTAGGTTTTTTATTAGGCGGCCTGTTTTTAGCCATAGTTGATAAAGTAATTCCCCATGTTCATCCAGGCTGCTCTTTAAATGAAGCTGAAGGTATTAAAACAACCTGGCACAGAAACAGGTTACTGGTACTGGCTGTAACTTTACATAATATTCCAGAAGGCCTGGCAGTTGGGGTTGTTTTTGGTGCATTAGCCTCAGATATAACTTATGGTTCATTAACTGCCGCAATAGCCCTGGCTATCGGTATTGGAATCCAAAACCTTCCAGAAGGAACCGCCATATCCATGCCCCTTAGAGGTGAAGGGTTATCCAGAAGGAAAAGTTTCATGTACGGCCAGTTATCAGGAATTGTAGAACCTATTGCCGGAGTTGCAGGTGCCCTGCTGGTAACCCTTTTCACACCAGTACTTCCATATGCATTGAGTTTTGCTGCTGGGGCCATGATATTCGTGGTAATCGAGGATATAATTCCAGAATGTCAGAGGGAGGGGAATGTTGACCTGGCAACAGTTGCAGCCATGGTCGGCTTTGTGATAATGATGATACTCGATGTTTCGCTGGGATAA